GTTAGGCAAAGTGCGGTCTTATTTGGTCATATAACATCGATCTTAATAAAGATACTAATTAAACAGTTTAATCATTAACATGATCCCTTTTGCTGGCTTCATTTTTATATTGTCTACTTGATCCCCAATTTCAATGTAGGAGACAACCATTTCTTAATTTGAGGAGTAATCATTagttaattcatttttctaAGAGATAGAATAGAGAATTAAGTATCAAagatttatatacaaatttatattacaatGATTACGTTTCTTTCTATAGTTTGTGGATTGTCTTTTTGTATATGTTAGTTAATTTGTGATTAACTAACATATAAAACTTAGAATAATGGTTTGAAAAAGGTAAGTAAACTCACGCTACAAAGTGATAATTTGTCTCAAATTTTACTAGAGATAACTTTGATCCTTAAAACTATCAAAGAGAACCCGTCAAACATAGTCTATCGGCAAAGAGGATATTAcgaaaatagaaaacaattaaGAATAAGTGTATAATGCAAaagcataataaaaatatgttcgGGCCTTAACTTGAAACCCATTTGTCATCTCAATAAATGGGATAAATGGGAGTAAGTAATTGGGTAAAAGGCAAACTTTTCTAACACATAACATTACCTTTCCAAAAATGTAATCAAATGTTAACTTGAGCGTAATGTATTTTTTGTAAGTATCTCATTTCTTGGACTAGAAGGCTAAGAACATAAACTAACGAAGAAGAGTCAATTGGTCAAGAGAGAGTCAGATGATAATGAAGCAAAGGCGACACAagtatatttcttcttttttcaaaatgagCAAACAAAGTTTAATACTTCAACTAAGTGAAAATATCaccttttaaaatattgtaatcaACAAATGAGACTATTCCAAGTCTCATGTAATATTTGACTTGAAATAGTTACATTATAGGTTCCATGtgaaaaaatttcacaaaaatcaagtttgtatattttagttttatttttcaacatgAAAAATGCATGTTTTTGACTTTGTATGGATGAGAGGTTGCATGCTTGTTCTAAAATTGATTTACTTAGATtctttttggtaaaaaaaactaaaaactaattattgCATGTTCTTTTTATATCAAGGAAGATATATAACCACATAAGCTATCAATAGGAACTTAAAATGATAACCCATTTTTCGTAACAATGATAACTgatttttaataacaatatattaaattaagatatttaaaatttatattttataaaatattaataaattggtTGTATAAAACAATAATGCACTTATGTAATTATAGAAAGTTTTGACTATTTGTTGTGTCAAACCAAAAATGACACTAACCATAAAATATGATAAGATAAGTGACACCATAAATAGATATGTATAGGTGGAATTTATGTTGTCGATGACGCATTATGTTGTTACATACCGGTAATGTGTTTTAATCTTAGGTTCTttgagtaaaagaaaaaacatataaaggTTGAAAACACCATAGTAGAAGAAACATCAAGAATAAGTGTATCAAATACAAAATCGAAGGAACAATGACAGACACAATACCTGCATGTTACAACGTATCTATAGTTAATCCTAATCAATTTTGGAAAACCGATAAAGTCTTGAAAACAGAGCTCCCTATTCTAGCAATTCAAATTGCTTTTGTTGCTGTGTTATCTCGTCTCTTTTCCATAATTTACAAACCTCTGCATCAAACTCGTCTCATTTCACAAATCTCTGTAAGTAAATAAATCtcgaaattatttttttttatgaaaattatctCAAAATTTCTTATATGTGGCATTCTAACAATTAATGTGTGGacattctaaattataattacctAGGTTGGTTTCCTACTGACACCACCACTACTTGGAAGATTCACGGCAATTTTTGAGTTCATTTTTCCGGTTAATGGGGTTGTCAATGTAGAGGTCCTTTCTCATATTGGTCTCATTTATTATGCATTCCTTAGTGGATTGGAGATGAACTTAAATACTATTCTAAATGTGAACAAGAAGGCTGCAAGCATCGCAATTGCTGGGATCGTCTTTCCTATACTCGTTGCACCATGCTTATATGCTTTGTTTCGAAATGTATATGGACATATTATGATGTTTCCCCTTGAGGAAAGTACAAATAATGCTTATATACTTTGGACTTTAATTCTTACTGTTACAGGTTTTCCTGTGGTAGCACACACACTTTCTGAGCTTAAGCTCCTTTATACTGGTCTTGGGAAAGCAGCTTTAACAGCAGCCATGATTGGTGAAACCTATGGTTGGattcttttcactttatttgtTCCATTTTCTATTAATGGTAAAGGAGCTATCTACACTGTGTTATCCACGATAACATTCATTATTGTGTGCATCTTTGTGGTACGTCCACTCATTCAATGGTTTATTGATCGCAAGGAAGACAAAGATGAATGGAATGATAACCAATTGCTATTTATAATCATGGGGGTTTTAGCTTGTTCATGTATTTCAGATTTTCTTGGTGCACATGCCATTGTTGGGGCTTTTGTTTTTGGATTAATTTTACCAAATGGGAAATTTGCTGAATTGGTCATGTCAATTTCAGATGATTTTGTTGGTGGCTTTTTAGTACCTCTCTTCTTTACTGGAACTGGGATGAGACTTATGTTGATCGCAATTTTCTCCCAAGAAAGTTGGCCCTTTACAGTTGTGATTATACTTTTGTTGTGTGCTTTAAAGATTTTAAGCACCTTATTTGTCACGTTTTTCTTTGGTATGCGTATTCGAGATGGTTTGACCTTAGGCttgattttgaataataaagGCACCATGGCATTAATAATGTTGAACATTGCTTGGGATAGAACGGTATTGATCTATTTAAAATGTTGTATTCAAGTGCTTTAGTTTCTTAGATATACAATTGTAGTCTAATTCCTAAGTTCTTGTGATGTGTTATTGCAGATATTTTCTATACCTACCTATGCCGTTATAACTTCCGCTGTTCTTCTGATGACCATAGTTGTGTCTCCCATCATCAATGTCGTATACAAACCAAGACAGCTATTTGAACAGAATAAGCTAAAGACCGTACAAAAACTAAGAGTTGATGCAGAGCTCCGATTTATAGCATGTGTTCACAATACTCGTCAAGCTGCAAGCATGATTAACATAATTGAATGTTTTAATGCCACGAGAGTTTCCCCCGTGCATGTTTTTGCCTTGTACCTTGTCGAACTTACTGGACGTGCTGCTGCCCTAGTTGTTGCACATATAGGGAAGCATAGGAGCCAATTCGGAGAACAAAACCTGACCAGGTCACAAGAAGAGTTAGAAAGCATTAACAACGCATTTGATGCACTTGGAGAGGCATATGACGCTGTTAGAGTTGAGACCTTAAATGTGGTGTCAGCATATACAACTATTCATGAGGACATATACCATTCAGCAGATGAGAAACGCACAAGCTTAATTCTTCTTCCATTTCACAAACAATTAAGTTTAGAAGGTACTTTAGAAGTAACCAATGTTGTATACAAAGATATAAACCAAAATGTAATGCAAGGTGCTCCTTGCTCCGTGGGAATATTTGTTGATCGTGATTTTGGGTTAGTTCCCAAAACGAACCTTCATATACGTGTAGTCTTTGTTGGGGGTCCTGATGACCGTGAAGCCTTAGCCATTGCATGGAGAATGGCAGGACGTTCAGGAACACAACTCTCAGTGGTTCGAATTCTTTTGTTGGGTGAAGCAGCAAAATTAGATGGTTTAGTTCCCGATGAAGCACAAGGGATATTATCTGCGGTAATAGATACAGACAGGCAAAAAGAGTTAGATGAAGAGTATATAAGCACATTCAGACTTACAGCGGTTAACAATAGTGATTCAATATCCTACTCAGAGATTGATGTTCATAGTGGTGAAGATATTCCTGCAGTCCTCAAAGAGATAGAAAAATATGGTTGTGATATTTACATTGTTGGTCAAGGAAATTGTAGGAACTCTAAGGTCTTCTCAAATTTAATGGAATGGTGCGAGTGCTTAGAACTTGGTGTTATAGGGGACATTTTGGTGTCAAACAATTTTGGTTCACGCTCATCTGTGCTTGTTGTTCAACAGTATGGATATGGAGGAATGGTTTTTGGAAATAATCTTAACCAGAAGGCCACTGACAAAGGCACATTTGAGTCTGTTGTCTAAAGACAAAATGAACATGGAGGTCTGCATGAAGCACAAGgatttacaagaaaatattttcttagcTTGATGTatatcaatttacaatatataagtggttGCAAGCCTTACTTGATAAACCAATTTTGTGAGTCTAAATTAGagttaaaattcacttcttaataaatgtgattatttgttcaatatcatataatttcctttgtgtttaattttagggttgttttgttttgtcattttatattcctcaataaaactaacaaacaaacaaatttcatttttcttatatctCTTAACCATTTTTTGCATactaatttattgttttttaaaatttagtacttctttccaatttttctcattatacattgatatttatttgtaatattttgaaaaatgattttctttttattcggAAAATACATGTACCCATCCTTATTCAACTTAGTTTGtaacttaatttagttttaattttatcattttcttattctctcttatatttatatacactCTTGTTTCTTAATCACATGAATCTAAAGTTTGCATGTTTGAACTAACATaccaagaaaaataatataacaaactAACGAGATaatatcctttttatttttactattattgatGGTCACATACTCTAATTCATATCTTTGTTTTAGATAGAATatgttgaaaaaataatataaattaaaataataaaatatatttaatcctataaaAAGTAAAGTAGATTAACATGTCATATAATCATACCAAGagtgatgaaaaaaataacacataataatGATTTTCAATTTGAAAGATGCAAATATCATTCATTTCACAATTCATttgacattttatattttatattttatatttataaaggtTAGATTGGATAAATGATAAAAGTGTTTCACTATGGTTATTATCACATATtctaagtttttaaatttatattatttaacttttagttTTTGGGAAGTCTGAAATAAAACTAGTTAAATTAGGTTAACTAATAAGATTTAACAAGGCACTCTATAGGTGTTGAGAAGATAAGAAAACATGCtaacattttcatttattattttagtggaaataaaattcttttaaaaaaatagatttagaaTTCTCATCACGACTAATGAATTACTTAATTACTTGTTTAATTAAGATTTGATTAATAttgtaaaatgttttaaaactataatattaaaaagattaaacatgtttagttgttattttaaaaaaattcatataaaattgATCCTCATAATTTATTAATGTGTCAAATACATCTTGTGGAACCAGAGTTTAAGTTGGCATGCTGATAGATTAAAAGGTTTAAACACATGGTTGACAtgtgtatttaaaaaatatatattttttctgatttttattttataattttttatctttcttctttctcttttgttttcccttcttcatcttcatcctGCACCTCCGTTTTCACCCTCATCTTCAACCTACCTCATTCTTCACTCTGCAATTGAGCATAGTGACCCAAAAGTTGAAATCAATTGTTTACGAAAGTTGATTTTGATGGGGAATGGAGGAGCAAAGTAAAGATGAAGAAATAAGAAGAAgcgaggaagaaaaaaaaaaggaaaaaaaatataaacaaaagaaatatttgtttaaattacaCATGTCAACCATATATTCAGACATTTTAATCTGCTTAACATGATctttagaaatttaaattaaaagttaataaggttggttcttaagaaTGTGTTTCATGCATTAATAAAGTATGTGATGATCAATTTcgaatgaattttttaaaaagggtAAATACTATTTTCAATGCTTTCATTGACAAATTAGGAATTATCCATTTTTATTCTTCAATGAAgcagatattaaaataaaatttaattatatactatagatattatatataataaattatttagtttcctggtattataaatattatatataatcaattattatattttcgtttatatttagattattaatatattttattattatatataactattatttttcgTAAATAACAAATgttaattcaataaattattttattttttttctcttaatacattttaataattttaaataaatttattttgaaaagcttTAATTATAATCAATCAATCAACTAGAGATGAGAAATAAACCTGTTttcgtgggtattgtccgaactcgCTCCCGTTTTGATGAGGAATTTtcacattgactgggtatgaatgggtatgggtatggagaatccccgactttttcaattgggtatggggatgtataTATCCTCGTTATAATACTTGTCCCCATCATATCTCTAtctctatttaaattattaaaatattcacaattaattaaataacctatatatatatatatatatatatactttcaattttttatttcttctaattatttggtttgtcatgaaactcattcgcatttccaatatatttttcatcttatcataacctttatgtaattatgttaaaatgatgtatgtcaattaaaaatttgtatgtctcacatttgaatatttctattattttttaatatttttatttattatatattttcttttcacataagaatgtttagtactttcaatttaagtgtttaataacataaacctttcatttattaggtaatataaaaaaattatttacttatcatTATT
This region of Vigna unguiculata cultivar IT97K-499-35 chromosome 5, ASM411807v1, whole genome shotgun sequence genomic DNA includes:
- the LOC114184682 gene encoding cation/H(+) antiporter 15-like encodes the protein MTDTIPACYNVSIVNPNQFWKTDKVLKTELPILAIQIAFVAVLSRLFSIIYKPLHQTRLISQISVGFLLTPPLLGRFTAIFEFIFPVNGVVNVEVLSHIGLIYYAFLSGLEMNLNTILNVNKKAASIAIAGIVFPILVAPCLYALFRNVYGHIMMFPLEESTNNAYILWTLILTVTGFPVVAHTLSELKLLYTGLGKAALTAAMIGETYGWILFTLFVPFSINGKGAIYTVLSTITFIIVCIFVVRPLIQWFIDRKEDKDEWNDNQLLFIIMGVLACSCISDFLGAHAIVGAFVFGLILPNGKFAELVMSISDDFVGGFLVPLFFTGTGMRLMLIAIFSQESWPFTVVIILLLCALKILSTLFVTFFFGMRIRDGLTLGLILNNKGTMALIMLNIAWDRTIFSIPTYAVITSAVLLMTIVVSPIINVVYKPRQLFEQNKLKTVQKLRVDAELRFIACVHNTRQAASMINIIECFNATRVSPVHVFALYLVELTGRAAALVVAHIGKHRSQFGEQNLTRSQEELESINNAFDALGEAYDAVRVETLNVVSAYTTIHEDIYHSADEKRTSLILLPFHKQLSLEGTLEVTNVVYKDINQNVMQGAPCSVGIFVDRDFGLVPKTNLHIRVVFVGGPDDREALAIAWRMAGRSGTQLSVVRILLLGEAAKLDGLVPDEAQGILSAVIDTDRQKELDEEYISTFRLTAVNNSDSISYSEIDVHSGEDIPAVLKEIEKYGCDIYIVGQGNCRNSKVFSNLMEWCECLELGVIGDILVSNNFGSRSSVLVVQQYGYGGMVFGNNLNQKATDKGTFESVV